A DNA window from Impatiens glandulifera chromosome 7, dImpGla2.1, whole genome shotgun sequence contains the following coding sequences:
- the LOC124910810 gene encoding flowering-promoting factor 1-like protein 2, which translates to MSGVWLFQNGVMRLDNPEDRQPNGDKKKRSSNSAGKRKELVYLPTGQVVKSYQSLEQLLRGLGWERYYGGDADLIQFHMNNNSIDLISLPRDFSRFNSIYMYDIVVKTPNVFYVRDV; encoded by the coding sequence ATGTCGGGTGTATGGTTATTTCAAAATGGTGTGATGAGGCTCGATAATCCAGAAGACCGACAACCAAATGGTGATAAGAAAAAACGATCTAGTAACAGTGCTGGAAAGAGGAAGGAATTGGTGTACCTTCCGACTGGACAAGTGGTGAAGTCTTATCAATCCCTCGAGCAGTTACTCAGAGGTCTCGGTTGGGAGAGGTATTATGGTGGTGATGCAGATCTCATTCAGTTCCACATGAATAATAACTCAATTGATCTCATCTCTCTCCCTAGGGACTTTTCGAGGTTTAACTCCATATATATGTATGACATTGTCGTAAAAACTCCTAATGTCTTTTATGTTCGAGATGTCTAG
- the LOC124910737 gene encoding flowering-promoting factor 1-like protein 2: protein MSGMLVFQNNGVVRFGSDSSNYLDQEQAGGSGRAAATGSRRKALVYLPTEQVVSSYRYLEQILVSCLGWERYYGGDSDLIQFHRSSSIDLISLPRDFSRFNSIYMYDIVVKNPNFFHVRDL, encoded by the coding sequence atgTCAGGGATGTTGGTGTTCCAGAATAATGGAGTGGTTCGATTTGGTTCAGATAGCAGTAATTACTTGGATCAAGAACAGGCCGGCGGCAGTGGAAGGGCTGCGGCGACGGGGAGCAGGAGGAAGGCGTTGGTTTACCTTCCGACAGAACAAGTGGTGTCGTCTTATAGATATCTGGAGCAGATTCTTGTAAGTTGTCTTGGATGGGAAAGGTACTATGGGGGTGATTCTGATCTCATTCAGTTCCACAGGAGTTCCTCCATTGACCTAATTTCACTTCCCAGGGACTTCTCCAGGTTCAACTCCATCTACATGTATGACATCGTTGTCAAGAACCCTAATTTCTTCCATGTCAGGGATCTCTAA